TCTGTACGCGACCGCTCGTCCTTTCGACGACGATCTCGACGTAGCGCAGCAGGCCGGCGTGCGTGCGTTCGGAATACGGGCGCGTGCCGCTGCGTCGGATCGCGTCGCGGATCGCGCGCGCGGCATCGTTGATGCGTGGGTGATGGATCCGGCACCTCGGGATATCGACGATGGCGTGCGATCCTTCTTCGAAGATGCCGAGCTTGGGCGAGGAGGCGCGGCCACGCACCGCCAGGCGCGCGCGGACGCGAAACTCGAGTGGATTGCCCTCGACGACGGCATCGAGGCGGGCGCCGTGCTCGCGGGCAAGCTCTTGGAGCGCCGAGGCTGCTTCGATGCCGATTCCGGCATGGCCGTAGCGAGGACAGCCGGGGCACGGAGGCCGGTGGGAACAGGCGGGAATCCTCATTGCAATGCCGCCGCAGCGGCGACGCGCCGTTTCGCGGCGGGGAGGCGCGGGCGTTGATAGCGCGAACCCTGGGTCAGGTACACACTGAACAGCATATGACCGCCGACTCCCCGATCCGCTTTCGTTGCGGCGATCTCGAGCTGGACGGCCGCATTACGCTGCCGCCGGGCGCGACTCGCTCCTGCGTCGTCTGCCATCCTCACCCGCTCTACGGCGGCGACATGCACAACAACGTCGTCGTGGCCGTCTGTGACGCGCTCGCCGACGCGGGCGTTGCAACGCTGCGCTTCGACTTTCGAGGCGTCGGCACCAGCGAAGGCACCCATTCCGGCGGCGCAGCCGAGACCGAAGACGCGGCCGCCGCTGTCGCTGCGCTTGCGAGCGCGAGCGGAACGCAGCCCGTCCTTGCAGGGTATTCCTTCGGCGCTGCGGTCGCGCTTCGCGTCGCGGCGGGTGCGGGCGCGTCGTCGCTTCGCGCCGTCGCAGCCATCGCGCCGCCGCTGTCGATGATGGACACCGCGTTCGCCTCGTCGATCACGGCTCGCGTGCTGCTGGTCGCGGGCGAGCGCGACACGTTCTGTCCTGCCGCGGCGTTCGATGCATTCGTTGTCGGTGTTCGCGGCGCGGCAGCGGTGCGCATCGCCGCCGCGGACCATTTCTTCCAGGGACGCGAAAGCGAAGTGGCCTCGGCGCTGACACGGTTCATCGCCGGCACTTGAGAACGCGCGCGGCTCTGCAAATCTGGGGACCTCGAAGGCGCAAACCGCTGCGCCGCCGGAGGGCCGCATGCATCGTCCCACCGTCACCAACCTGCTGAGCCGTTTCGCCGTCCGCCCCGAGTCCGAGCTCTTCGAGCCGCTGGTTTGCAACGACCACGTCCTTTTCGAGAGGATCGTCTCGTGGGGTCACGCCACTGCGCCGGGACTCTGGTTCGACCAGCCCCGCGACGAGTGGGTGGTGCTGCTCGCCGGGGCAGCGCGGCTGCGCTTCGAGGGCTACGACAGCTGCGTGGAGCTCGAGCCCGGCGATTCGCTACTGATTCCGGCCGGCTGCCGTCACCGCGTCGAGTGGACGGCTCCAGACCGC
The nucleotide sequence above comes from Candidatus Binatia bacterium. Encoded proteins:
- a CDS encoding alpha/beta fold hydrolase codes for the protein MTADSPIRFRCGDLELDGRITLPPGATRSCVVCHPHPLYGGDMHNNVVVAVCDALADAGVATLRFDFRGVGTSEGTHSGGAAETEDAAAAVAALASASGTQPVLAGYSFGAAVALRVAAGAGASSLRAVAAIAPPLSMMDTAFASSITARVLLVAGERDTFCPAAAFDAFVVGVRGAAAVRIAAADHFFQGRESEVASALTRFIAGT
- a CDS encoding cupin domain-containing protein, encoding MHRPTVTNLLSRFAVRPESELFEPLVCNDHVLFERIVSWGHATAPGLWFDQPRDEWVVLLAGAARLRFEGYDSCVELEPGDSLLIPAGCRHRVEWTAPDRESVWLALHFRSSGQEPPRN